In Leifsonia sp. PS1209, the genomic stretch ATGCAGCAGATCAGCCATCGCCCGCGCTCCACCCGCACGGGTTCGAGGCGGTGAGCGCGGCCATCTACGCCGCGGGCGCCCTCTGCTGGCGCGTCGTGGACGAGAAGATCGTGGTGCTCGTCGTCCACCGCACGAAGTACGGCGATGTCACCATCCCCAAAGGCAAGGTCGACCCGGGCGAGACGCTGCCGCAGACCGCCGTGCGCGAGATCCACGAGGAGACCGGGCTGCAGGTCGCGCTCGGCGTCCCTCTCGGCGTCTCGATGTACCCGATCTCGAGCGGGCGCGAGAAGATCGTGCACTTCTGGGCGGCCGAGGTCGGCGACAAGGCCATCGCCCAGTCGACGTTCGTCCCCAACGCGGAGATCGCCGCGATCGAGTGGGTGACGCTGAAGAAGGCGCGCGGCTACCTCACCTACGAGCGCGACGTCGAGATCCTCGACGCGTTCGAGAAGCTGGTGCGGCAGGGCGTGACCTCCACCTTCGCGCTCATCGCGCTCCGCCACGGCAAGGCTGCGCCGCGCGGAGACTGGGACGGCCCGGATGCCTCCCGCCCTCTCACCGACCGCGGGGTCAAGCAGGCCTGCTCCGACGTGCCGACCATCACGGCTTGGCGGCCCAAGCGCATCATCACGAGCGACGCCGTTCGCTGCGTCGGGACGGTCGCTCCTCTGGCGGCAGCGACCGGGGTGAAGCCGCGGCACGAGCCGGGGATCAGCCAGGATGCGTACGAGGAGGGCCGCGGCGAGGTGCGCAGCGTCATCGGCAAGCGCGTGCGCTCCAGGAAAACCGCCGTGCTCTGCAGCCACGGACCCGTGCTGCCCGAGATCATGCGCGAGATCGCCCTCGCCACCGGCACCATGCCGGGTGCCTACCTCAACGACGCCGCAGACCTCGACACCGGCGGGTTCTCGATCGTGCACCTGTCCGCGAGCAATCCGGCGTCCGGGATCATCTCGATCGAGACGTACGCGCCCGTCGCGTGAGAAGCGGGGCGCGGACAGCGCCCTGCGACGGCCAGCACCCCCGACGAGTAGCGCCCCCAAGAGCACACCCCTCGTTAACCTCCCGTTTACCGCTGCGGGGGACTCTGGACAGACACCGGGAATAGCGTCGCTGGCGGGTCGCACCGGCCCCGTCCTGTTGTTACTGATTCCCCGGAAGGGACAACTGTGAATCTCAAGCGTGTTGGCGCTCCTCTGGCCATCCTGGCCGCCGTCGCCATCTCACTGACCGCCTGCGCGTCGAACGAGGGCAGCACCCCGGCGACGACGACGGCGAAGCCGTCGA encodes the following:
- a CDS encoding NUDIX domain-containing protein, whose protein sequence is MSAAIYAAGALCWRVVDEKIVVLVVHRTKYGDVTIPKGKVDPGETLPQTAVREIHEETGLQVALGVPLGVSMYPISSGREKIVHFWAAEVGDKAIAQSTFVPNAEIAAIEWVTLKKARGYLTYERDVEILDAFEKLVRQGVTSTFALIALRHGKAAPRGDWDGPDASRPLTDRGVKQACSDVPTITAWRPKRIITSDAVRCVGTVAPLAAATGVKPRHEPGISQDAYEEGRGEVRSVIGKRVRSRKTAVLCSHGPVLPEIMREIALATGTMPGAYLNDAADLDTGGFSIVHLSASNPASGIISIETYAPVA